One part of the Corallococcus caeni genome encodes these proteins:
- a CDS encoding response regulator: MDGERIKVLLVEDDGDSRELLAELLEDDFEVTTASDGVAGLKAFEATHPDVVVTDESLPGMNGTELAQQVKEREPNARVVLVSGYAQVENAEYCDAVLRKPIDVERLSRMVGELGDAARH, encoded by the coding sequence ATGGATGGCGAGCGAATCAAGGTCCTGCTGGTGGAGGACGACGGGGACAGCCGGGAACTCCTCGCGGAGCTCCTGGAGGACGACTTCGAGGTCACCACCGCGTCCGACGGCGTGGCGGGACTGAAGGCGTTCGAGGCCACGCACCCCGACGTCGTGGTGACGGACGAATCCCTGCCCGGAATGAACGGCACGGAGCTGGCGCAGCAGGTGAAGGAGCGTGAACCCAATGCCCGTGTCGTCCTCGTGTCCGGCTACGCCCAGGTGGAGAACGCGGAGTACTGCGACGCCGTGCTGCGCAAGCCCATCGACGTGGAGCGCCTGAGCCGCATGGTGGGCGAGCTGGGAGACGCGGCACGACACTGA
- the hpf gene encoding ribosome hibernation-promoting factor, HPF/YfiA family → MKVLLRGVHLGLNDNLKQYVDTHLVAHIERFAEDEASEIDIALVDINGPKGGVDKECRVTVRMPGLEAVHVTETSETLFQAIDATRDRLEKAIKRAVERRRQGAGNSGMPFDLNADATNY, encoded by the coding sequence ATGAAGGTGCTGTTGCGTGGAGTGCATCTGGGGCTGAACGACAACCTGAAGCAGTACGTGGACACCCATCTGGTGGCCCACATCGAAAGGTTCGCCGAGGACGAGGCGTCGGAAATCGACATCGCGCTCGTGGACATCAACGGGCCCAAGGGAGGCGTGGACAAGGAGTGCCGGGTGACGGTGCGCATGCCTGGATTGGAAGCAGTGCACGTGACGGAGACGTCCGAGACGTTGTTCCAGGCCATCGACGCAACGCGTGATCGGCTGGAGAAGGCCATCAAGCGCGCGGTGGAGCGCCGTCGTCAGGGCGCGGGCAACAGCGGCATGCCGTTCGACCTGAACGCGGACGCGACGAACTACTAG
- a CDS encoding MXAN_5187 family protein encodes MVRLKFLLFALLVLGLGLAHLPMLSAPQRARAVDGAALQAASGTGEVARRVDARRAEVQSLALKLAGSPQVAAAVHALSPAPAAKSPRDRGSNRDAEETAGLLPLTAERFGALRTAAEAGLPKELQGAVVAVVAGDASFHARAGAEPSSDTAALDVAALAKAGTSVVDAFGAPHVFASVPLAWSGDGTPAPAVTLVVGAPLAADAALQGALDASGAAAVGLVQGDKVVGGVGAEKARLDGALPRLPAGAKDTVLESGSLQALGPVQLPAFTSGDAMGGQAPLFVGSRQALTGTPYEVVVLASTAATLAPLAAYQSTALLALAGLFVLSLVWTALMGGGKKSSDEEAVSGNSDTLGWSAALAAQTAPAAQPVTTSPPAPAAVAPVAAQAADPFGSNVHAEPASNPFGSSAHAEPLSNPFASAAPPAADPFSGPDAFPFPGSPAPAADPFGMPPPQAAAPMADPFGMPPAQAAAPMADPFAGVESFPFPSAPAAYPPPAAEPFTPPPAYAQGGAMPFEHPAPEPIAPAAPRHGAFAFEDQPTAAYSLQQAANPFALAAAQTSDPESPETTRVAAIPRELLQASTRPTSEAIPMPPPRSNAPQAVPLPMPGVNSAAAVALSEEQHFQDVFREFVTTRERCGEQADGLTYDKFVQKLRKNKEQLVTKYACKTVRFQVYVKEGKAALKATPVKD; translated from the coding sequence ATGGTCCGCCTCAAGTTCCTGCTGTTCGCACTCCTGGTCCTCGGACTGGGCCTCGCTCACCTCCCGATGCTGTCGGCGCCCCAGCGTGCGCGCGCGGTGGATGGTGCGGCGCTCCAGGCCGCGTCGGGCACCGGCGAGGTCGCGCGTCGCGTGGATGCACGCCGCGCCGAAGTCCAGTCCCTGGCGCTGAAGCTGGCCGGCAGCCCCCAGGTGGCCGCCGCCGTGCACGCGCTGTCCCCCGCGCCCGCGGCGAAGTCCCCGCGCGACCGCGGCTCCAACCGTGACGCGGAGGAGACGGCCGGGTTGCTGCCGCTCACCGCCGAGCGCTTCGGCGCGCTGCGCACCGCCGCGGAAGCCGGCCTGCCCAAGGAGCTCCAGGGCGCGGTGGTCGCGGTCGTCGCCGGCGACGCGAGCTTCCATGCGCGCGCGGGCGCCGAGCCTTCCTCCGACACCGCGGCGCTGGACGTCGCGGCGCTCGCCAAGGCGGGCACGTCCGTGGTGGACGCCTTCGGGGCGCCGCACGTGTTCGCGTCCGTGCCGCTCGCGTGGAGCGGTGACGGGACTCCTGCTCCGGCGGTGACGCTGGTGGTGGGCGCGCCGCTCGCCGCCGACGCCGCGCTGCAGGGCGCGCTGGACGCGTCCGGCGCGGCCGCGGTGGGGCTCGTGCAGGGCGACAAGGTGGTGGGGGGAGTGGGCGCGGAGAAGGCGCGGCTGGATGGCGCGCTGCCCCGCCTGCCGGCCGGTGCGAAGGACACGGTGCTGGAGTCGGGTTCGCTCCAGGCGCTGGGGCCGGTGCAGCTGCCCGCCTTCACCAGCGGCGACGCGATGGGCGGCCAGGCGCCGCTGTTCGTGGGCTCCCGCCAGGCGCTGACGGGCACGCCGTATGAAGTCGTGGTCCTCGCGAGCACGGCGGCGACGCTGGCCCCGCTGGCCGCGTACCAGAGCACCGCGCTGCTCGCGCTCGCGGGCCTGTTCGTGCTGAGCCTCGTCTGGACGGCGCTGATGGGTGGGGGCAAGAAGTCCTCCGACGAGGAGGCCGTGTCGGGCAACTCGGACACGCTGGGCTGGTCCGCGGCGCTCGCCGCGCAGACCGCGCCGGCCGCGCAGCCCGTGACCACCTCGCCCCCGGCTCCGGCCGCCGTGGCGCCGGTGGCCGCGCAGGCGGCGGATCCGTTCGGGTCGAACGTGCACGCGGAGCCCGCGTCCAATCCGTTCGGGTCGAGCGCGCACGCGGAGCCCCTGTCCAACCCGTTCGCCTCGGCCGCGCCGCCGGCCGCGGATCCGTTCTCCGGCCCGGATGCGTTCCCCTTCCCGGGGTCGCCGGCTCCGGCCGCGGATCCGTTCGGGATGCCGCCTCCGCAGGCCGCCGCGCCGATGGCGGATCCGTTCGGGATGCCGCCCGCGCAGGCCGCCGCGCCGATGGCGGATCCGTTCGCCGGGGTGGAGTCGTTCCCGTTCCCCTCGGCGCCCGCGGCCTACCCGCCGCCGGCCGCGGAGCCGTTCACGCCGCCTCCGGCGTACGCGCAGGGCGGAGCGATGCCCTTCGAGCACCCGGCCCCGGAGCCCATCGCTCCGGCGGCGCCGCGTCACGGCGCGTTCGCCTTCGAGGATCAGCCCACGGCGGCGTACTCGCTCCAGCAGGCGGCCAATCCGTTCGCGCTGGCGGCGGCGCAGACCTCGGATCCGGAGTCCCCGGAGACGACGCGCGTGGCGGCGATCCCGCGCGAGCTGCTCCAGGCCAGCACCCGGCCCACGTCGGAGGCCATCCCGATGCCGCCCCCGCGCTCCAACGCGCCGCAGGCGGTGCCGCTGCCCATGCCGGGCGTCAACAGCGCGGCGGCGGTGGCCCTGTCGGAGGAGCAGCACTTCCAGGACGTCTTCCGCGAGTTCGTCACCACGCGTGAGCGCTGCGGCGAGCAGGCGGATGGCCTGACGTACGACAAGTTCGTGCAGAAGCTGCGCAAGAACAAGGAGCAGCTCGTCACGAAGTACGCGTGCAAGACGGTGCGCTTCCAGGTCTACGTGAAGGAGGGCAAGGCCGCCCTCAAGGCGACGCCCGTCAAGGACTGA
- a CDS encoding ATP-binding protein yields the protein MRLRTRLALAFALLALVPLAIVVPLTLTRLRDTLSRELDARMTAATTSAQESLERSAANARRAVEELVESPAMEDLVREARSAPLRAIQANTAEGLMKSRGLTVLTLFDRNGTVLSSGHLPARRGDPDPVLFAVTKERSPKPVPVRVDVRGDAGLRQVPALVTARPVDYGDVRLWAVGGVVLDDGLAQHLARLTQSDVTLLSGDTQVAHAGSAAPPTVEQVLPLGNAASVRLTFSRAAAREAEEGVMRAFLLLAGLGLGFAALLGLLVSRWMTRPVEALTSGARRVAEGALDVQVTARATGEVGELVRTFNHMTSELKNTTERLMATERIAAWQEVARRLAHEIKNPLTPIRMSLETLMAAHEARHPSFPTLFKESAGVVLEEVERLRRIVDEFSRFARLPKPQLAPVDLGELTQSILSLYAAPPEGIRLEPAVQAGVVARADRDQLTQVLVNLVKNAEEAMTGKGGALRVRVKGTDADAIVEVEDEGPGIPLEHRARIFEPYFTTKDGGTGLGLAIAARILQEHGGRLEVGGEPGQGARFSVVLPRAS from the coding sequence ATGCGGCTGAGGACCCGGCTCGCGCTCGCCTTCGCGCTGCTCGCGCTGGTGCCGCTGGCGATCGTCGTTCCCCTGACGCTGACGCGCCTGCGCGACACGCTGTCGCGCGAGCTGGACGCGCGCATGACGGCCGCCACCACCTCCGCGCAGGAGTCCCTGGAGCGCTCCGCCGCCAACGCGCGCCGCGCCGTCGAGGAGCTGGTGGAGAGCCCCGCCATGGAGGACCTCGTGCGCGAAGCGCGCTCCGCTCCCCTGCGCGCCATCCAGGCCAACACCGCCGAGGGCCTGATGAAGAGCCGCGGCCTCACCGTGCTCACCCTCTTCGACCGCAACGGCACCGTGCTGTCCTCCGGCCACCTGCCCGCCCGGCGCGGAGACCCGGACCCCGTCCTCTTCGCCGTGACGAAGGAGAGGTCCCCCAAGCCCGTCCCCGTGCGCGTGGACGTGCGCGGCGACGCGGGCCTGCGCCAGGTCCCCGCGCTCGTCACCGCGCGTCCCGTGGACTACGGCGACGTGCGCCTGTGGGCCGTGGGCGGCGTGGTGCTGGATGACGGCCTCGCGCAGCACCTGGCCCGCCTCACGCAATCCGACGTGACGCTCCTGTCCGGTGACACGCAGGTCGCGCACGCGGGCAGCGCGGCCCCGCCCACCGTGGAGCAGGTGCTGCCCCTGGGCAACGCGGCCTCCGTGCGCCTCACCTTCAGCCGCGCCGCCGCGCGTGAAGCCGAGGAGGGCGTCATGCGCGCGTTCCTCCTCCTCGCCGGCCTGGGCCTGGGCTTCGCCGCGCTCCTGGGCCTGCTGGTGTCACGCTGGATGACGCGGCCCGTGGAGGCCCTCACCTCCGGCGCGCGCCGCGTGGCCGAGGGCGCACTGGACGTCCAGGTGACGGCCCGGGCCACCGGCGAGGTGGGCGAGCTGGTCCGGACGTTCAACCACATGACGTCCGAGCTGAAGAACACCACCGAGCGCCTGATGGCCACCGAGCGCATCGCCGCGTGGCAGGAGGTCGCGCGGCGGCTGGCGCACGAAATCAAGAACCCCCTCACCCCCATCCGCATGTCGCTGGAGACGCTGATGGCCGCCCACGAGGCGCGCCACCCCAGCTTCCCCACCCTCTTCAAGGAGAGCGCGGGCGTGGTGCTGGAAGAGGTGGAGCGCCTCAGGCGCATCGTGGACGAGTTCAGCCGCTTCGCGCGCCTGCCCAAGCCCCAGCTCGCCCCGGTGGACCTGGGCGAGCTGACCCAGAGCATCCTGTCGCTGTACGCCGCGCCGCCCGAAGGCATCCGGCTGGAGCCCGCGGTCCAGGCCGGCGTGGTGGCCCGCGCGGACCGCGACCAGCTCACGCAGGTGCTCGTCAACCTGGTGAAGAACGCGGAAGAAGCCATGACGGGCAAGGGCGGCGCGCTGCGCGTGCGCGTGAAGGGCACCGACGCGGACGCCATCGTCGAGGTGGAGGACGAAGGCCCCGGCATCCCCCTGGAGCACCGCGCCCGCATCTTCGAGCCCTACTTCACCACCAAGGACGGCGGCACCGGCCTGGGGCTCGCCATCGCCGCGCGCATCCTCCAGGAGCACGGCGGCCGCCTGGAGGTCGGCGGAGAGCCGGGCCAGGGCGCCCGCTTCAGCGTCGTGCTCCCGCGCGCGAGCTGA
- a CDS encoding ABC transporter substrate-binding protein yields the protein MIRSALAGLVLLSSAPALAASRPRYGGELRVAHAGPPEIGEPALADTPMEAALLGLLTRPVCRVDANGQVHATLSRELTRPLPQALRVAMPSAASATALARAWTRLSSTESPSPYRALLYPLRGEGRQVTSTGATLDLALAFPWPDLERSLCHPALATPPSPASGPFSAAGRGVLEAQSTWPEGRPYLDRLALTATDERGLTRLWAARQVQVELGTPPDNDTLTGAALYATYLAYSPRKVPADFRQAVESAIDREDLTRLFVKGPAVPMANLLPPALMPLAPKARPGTPPAGATRKVTLAYDAALADQRAVAERIQVKLHDQGYTVALEPQSRAALRSRQARGDFELMLSAFLLPPIPGPALAVVLEAGGRRDLLGVELPPIGALTDAGARDARSRERALALAPSVPLIPLYAQGLALRAAPEVTGLVLDAQGLPVLEGAWLAPVEATGGGGRP from the coding sequence ATGATCCGCTCCGCCCTCGCGGGCCTCGTGCTTCTTTCCTCCGCGCCCGCTCTGGCGGCCAGCCGTCCCCGCTACGGCGGCGAGCTGCGGGTGGCCCACGCCGGCCCGCCGGAGATCGGTGAGCCCGCGCTCGCCGATACGCCGATGGAGGCCGCGCTGCTGGGCCTGCTGACGCGGCCCGTGTGTCGCGTGGACGCCAACGGGCAGGTGCATGCGACGCTGTCGCGTGAGCTGACCCGGCCCTTGCCGCAGGCCCTGCGCGTGGCGATGCCTTCCGCCGCCAGTGCCACCGCCCTGGCCCGCGCCTGGACGCGGCTGTCGTCCACGGAGTCGCCGTCTCCGTACCGCGCGCTGCTGTATCCGCTGCGCGGTGAGGGTCGGCAGGTGACGTCCACGGGCGCCACGCTGGACCTGGCGCTCGCGTTCCCCTGGCCCGACCTGGAGCGCTCGCTGTGTCACCCTGCCCTCGCGACGCCGCCGTCGCCCGCGTCGGGCCCGTTCAGCGCGGCGGGCAGGGGCGTGCTGGAGGCCCAGTCCACATGGCCCGAAGGTCGGCCGTACCTGGACCGGCTGGCCCTCACCGCCACGGATGAGCGGGGCCTCACGCGGCTGTGGGCCGCGCGGCAGGTGCAGGTGGAGCTGGGCACGCCGCCGGACAACGACACCCTCACGGGCGCCGCGCTGTACGCGACCTATCTGGCGTACTCGCCCCGGAAGGTGCCCGCGGACTTCCGTCAGGCCGTGGAGAGCGCCATCGACCGCGAGGACCTCACGCGGCTGTTCGTGAAGGGGCCCGCCGTGCCCATGGCGAACCTGCTGCCGCCCGCGTTGATGCCCCTGGCCCCCAAGGCCCGGCCCGGAACGCCGCCAGCGGGTGCGACGCGCAAGGTGACGCTCGCCTATGACGCCGCGCTGGCGGATCAGCGCGCCGTGGCCGAGCGCATCCAGGTGAAGCTGCACGACCAGGGCTACACCGTCGCGCTGGAGCCCCAGTCGCGCGCCGCGCTGCGAAGCCGTCAGGCCAGGGGCGACTTCGAGCTGATGCTCAGCGCGTTCCTCCTGCCGCCCATCCCCGGCCCCGCGCTGGCGGTGGTGCTGGAGGCAGGCGGCCGCCGGGACCTGCTCGGCGTGGAGCTGCCGCCCATCGGAGCGCTCACGGACGCCGGAGCCCGCGATGCGCGAAGCCGCGAACGGGCCCTGGCGCTCGCCCCTTCCGTGCCGCTCATCCCGTTGTACGCCCAGGGACTCGCCCTGCGCGCGGCGCCGGAGGTGACCGGGTTGGTGCTGGATGCCCAGGGCCTGCCGGTGCTCGAAGGCGCCTGGCTCGCGCCCGTCGAGGCCACGGGTGGCGGAGGAAGGCCATGA
- a CDS encoding FG-GAP repeat domain-containing protein — translation MSRSLLPLVLALAFALPAPAESDEGAPPASARLALAVADAIRGAPAEAPVALCLSGGSAELRRAFGTLLAARLSAMNLGPVVLDVPPERAEAAAREQGARSLARLTLDVEGGELVARGDVLGTWVNFWSGRTPTRPPKPAAAVAEGVEADAAVLALAAVGTPSSGTPGPGPQQRRPVRLLGAVFARLETPLGALAAGDLDGDGRDEVAALTEHEVVVFGADGRVLARRELEGTPAAATTREAFGALAVLTGPPRLAAWSTRYARGEVLVLDKAKGTLRPSGTLDAAPLGTAERGAFVPGQTVFAPEVRLADGRTLTVPAPFGTASFASPRMLFVHADGTASLYARPASAPAKASGLGAGSAMGDLDGDGMPELLTTSPQLQPTPDVLRVFSLTSDAPLAHEPLWQGALPPGRALYVVTADLDGDKRREVLVGSWKPDGTSELFLLRQGAP, via the coding sequence GTGAGTCGCTCGCTCCTTCCGCTGGTCCTCGCGCTCGCGTTCGCCCTGCCCGCTCCCGCGGAGTCGGACGAAGGCGCGCCTCCCGCCTCCGCCCGGCTGGCCCTGGCCGTGGCGGACGCCATTCGCGGTGCGCCCGCTGAAGCGCCCGTGGCCCTCTGCCTGTCCGGAGGCTCCGCCGAGCTGCGCCGGGCGTTCGGGACGCTGCTGGCCGCGCGGCTTTCGGCCATGAACCTGGGGCCGGTGGTGCTGGACGTCCCGCCCGAGCGCGCCGAGGCCGCCGCCCGCGAACAGGGGGCCCGCTCGCTGGCGCGGCTCACGCTGGACGTGGAGGGCGGCGAGCTGGTGGCGCGAGGCGACGTGCTGGGCACGTGGGTGAACTTCTGGTCCGGCCGCACGCCCACGCGCCCACCGAAGCCCGCCGCCGCCGTGGCGGAAGGCGTGGAGGCGGACGCTGCGGTGCTGGCGCTGGCCGCGGTGGGGACGCCGTCGTCGGGAACGCCGGGCCCGGGTCCCCAGCAGCGGCGGCCGGTGCGCCTCTTGGGCGCGGTGTTCGCGCGGCTGGAGACGCCGCTGGGCGCGCTGGCGGCGGGGGACCTGGACGGCGACGGCCGCGACGAGGTGGCCGCGCTCACCGAGCACGAGGTGGTGGTGTTCGGCGCGGACGGCCGGGTGCTCGCGCGGCGGGAGCTGGAAGGAACGCCGGCGGCGGCGACGACGCGTGAAGCCTTCGGAGCGCTGGCGGTGCTGACGGGCCCGCCGAGGCTGGCGGCCTGGAGCACGCGGTACGCGCGCGGCGAGGTGCTGGTGCTGGACAAGGCGAAGGGGACGCTGCGCCCGTCGGGGACGCTGGACGCCGCGCCGCTGGGGACGGCGGAGCGGGGAGCGTTCGTGCCGGGGCAGACGGTGTTCGCGCCGGAGGTGCGGCTGGCGGACGGGAGGACCCTCACGGTGCCCGCGCCCTTCGGCACGGCGAGCTTCGCGTCCCCGCGCATGCTGTTCGTGCATGCGGACGGCACGGCGTCGCTCTACGCGCGTCCCGCGTCCGCGCCGGCGAAGGCGTCCGGGCTGGGAGCAGGCAGCGCGATGGGAGACCTGGATGGCGACGGGATGCCGGAGCTGCTCACCACGTCACCGCAGCTCCAGCCGACACCGGATGTGCTGCGGGTGTTCTCGCTGACGTCCGACGCGCCCCTGGCGCATGAGCCCCTGTGGCAGGGAGCGCTCCCGCCGGGCCGGGCGCTGTACGTGGTGACGGCGGACCTGGATGGCGACAAGCGCCGCGAGGTCCTCGTGGGTTCATGGAAACCGGACGGCACGAGCGAGCTGTTCCTCCTGCGCCAGGGTGCACCGTGA
- a CDS encoding penicillin-binding protein 1A, whose protein sequence is MPPPPEPLPPAPTGAPPPRKGGFGAALWRWTKRLLVLGVVGLLLLIGVGVGTYVYFSRDLPSVESLRNYQPPQVTKVTCADGSLCAEYALERRTLIRIEDLPPHVRNAFLAAEDADFYKHEGLDPFGILRAGVKNLIPGSRKSGASTLTQQVVKNMLLTPERSLGRKIREWILTPRLEQALTKDQILSLYINGVYFGQRRYGLEEAALFYFGKHAKDLSVGEAAVLAGTVQSPHRINPVANITRAKARQRYVLEQMAGQGFVPRAVVDAEKEKPIVLAPRKPVSAGAYYAEEIRRTLIERYGEKMVMEGGLRVDIALVPKLQATAEQAVRDGLEALDRRQGYRGAQGKLDEAQWKRYRELIVQRIEEAGRRQKDQGYVADLAPLAQPLAAPAPKTPTEQEVEGAEEQRPAALAADTDVEEEEAQSPERVRVGQVILKPMEEGLRLTGYVTEVDPKRDVARVDLVGRTAEVSFSSVAWARQKNKKAPKGIADVFTPGELVFVRVLKAPPAPAFVEATLDQVPVVQGGLVVINPANRNVVAMVGGYDAERSSFNRATQAKRQPGSSFKPFIYGAALASGRFTPLSMVNDAPESIRDPYTGKTWRPKNFDGRFEGPMTLRTALSKSKNTVSVRLIEAITPATAIDFARRAGIRSAMPENLTLALGTGEVTMLEAVNAYATLQANGRYAEPLTLLRVQDAKGTVLEEHQPAFEETLPPAVAYLTTSLMRSVVEDGSARAVRELNRPAAGKTGTTNESKDTWFNGFTTDWVASAWVGFDDNTPLGSSETGGRAALPIWLNFMRVAEEGLPARDFEVPPGVTQVRIDPATGLLAGNAVPGRMEPYLEGTQPTAEAPPPGQVTPDNYFLEEGGKRGL, encoded by the coding sequence ATGCCCCCACCTCCCGAGCCCCTCCCCCCGGCCCCGACCGGAGCCCCGCCGCCCCGGAAGGGCGGCTTCGGCGCCGCGCTCTGGCGCTGGACGAAGCGGCTGCTGGTGCTGGGCGTCGTGGGCCTGCTGCTCCTCATCGGCGTGGGCGTGGGCACCTACGTCTACTTCAGCCGCGACCTGCCTTCCGTGGAGTCGCTGCGCAACTACCAGCCGCCACAGGTAACGAAGGTGACGTGCGCGGACGGCTCGCTCTGCGCGGAGTACGCGCTGGAGCGCCGCACGCTCATCCGCATCGAGGACCTGCCCCCGCACGTGCGCAACGCGTTCCTCGCCGCCGAGGACGCGGACTTCTACAAGCACGAGGGCCTGGACCCCTTCGGCATCCTGCGCGCGGGCGTGAAGAACCTCATCCCCGGCAGCCGCAAGTCCGGCGCGTCCACGCTCACGCAGCAGGTGGTGAAGAACATGCTGCTCACGCCCGAGCGCAGCCTGGGCCGGAAGATCCGCGAGTGGATCCTCACCCCGCGCCTGGAGCAGGCGCTCACCAAGGATCAGATCCTCAGCCTCTACATCAACGGCGTGTACTTCGGGCAGCGCCGCTACGGGCTGGAGGAGGCCGCGCTCTTCTACTTCGGCAAGCACGCGAAGGACCTGTCCGTGGGCGAGGCCGCCGTGCTCGCGGGCACCGTGCAGTCTCCCCACCGCATCAACCCGGTGGCGAACATCACCCGCGCCAAGGCGCGCCAGCGCTACGTGCTGGAGCAGATGGCGGGCCAGGGCTTCGTGCCGCGCGCGGTGGTGGACGCGGAGAAGGAGAAGCCCATCGTGCTCGCGCCGCGCAAGCCGGTCAGCGCGGGCGCCTACTACGCGGAGGAGATCCGCCGCACGCTCATCGAACGCTACGGCGAGAAGATGGTGATGGAGGGCGGCCTGCGCGTGGACATCGCGCTCGTGCCCAAGCTCCAGGCCACCGCCGAGCAGGCCGTGCGTGACGGCCTGGAGGCCCTGGACCGCCGCCAGGGCTACCGGGGCGCGCAGGGCAAGCTGGATGAGGCGCAGTGGAAGCGCTACCGCGAGCTCATCGTCCAGCGCATCGAGGAGGCCGGCCGCCGGCAGAAGGACCAGGGATATGTCGCGGACCTGGCCCCGCTCGCCCAGCCGCTCGCGGCTCCGGCGCCCAAGACACCCACCGAGCAGGAGGTGGAAGGCGCCGAGGAGCAGCGCCCCGCCGCCCTCGCCGCGGACACGGACGTGGAGGAAGAGGAGGCCCAGTCGCCGGAGCGCGTGCGCGTGGGCCAGGTCATCCTCAAGCCGATGGAGGAGGGGCTGCGCCTCACCGGCTACGTCACGGAGGTGGACCCGAAGCGCGACGTGGCGCGCGTGGACCTGGTGGGCCGCACCGCGGAGGTGTCCTTCTCCTCCGTCGCCTGGGCGCGGCAGAAGAACAAGAAGGCGCCCAAGGGCATCGCGGACGTGTTCACGCCCGGGGAGCTGGTGTTCGTGCGCGTGCTCAAGGCCCCTCCGGCGCCGGCCTTCGTGGAGGCCACGTTGGATCAGGTGCCCGTGGTGCAGGGCGGGCTCGTGGTCATCAACCCGGCCAACCGCAACGTGGTGGCCATGGTGGGCGGCTACGACGCGGAGCGCTCGTCGTTCAACCGCGCCACGCAGGCGAAGCGGCAGCCGGGGTCGTCCTTCAAGCCCTTCATCTACGGCGCGGCGCTGGCCAGCGGCCGCTTCACGCCGCTCTCCATGGTGAACGACGCGCCGGAGTCCATCCGCGACCCGTACACGGGCAAGACGTGGCGGCCCAAGAACTTCGACGGGCGCTTCGAGGGGCCCATGACGCTGCGCACGGCGCTGAGCAAGTCGAAGAACACCGTGTCCGTGCGGCTCATCGAGGCGATTACCCCCGCGACCGCCATCGACTTCGCGCGCCGGGCGGGCATCCGCTCCGCGATGCCGGAGAACCTCACGCTGGCGCTGGGCACCGGCGAGGTGACGATGCTGGAGGCCGTCAACGCGTACGCCACGCTCCAGGCCAACGGCCGCTACGCGGAGCCGCTGACGCTCCTGCGAGTGCAGGACGCGAAGGGCACGGTGCTGGAGGAGCACCAGCCGGCCTTCGAGGAGACGCTGCCTCCGGCCGTGGCGTACCTCACGACGTCGCTCATGCGCAGCGTGGTGGAGGACGGCTCGGCGCGAGCGGTGCGGGAGCTGAACCGGCCCGCGGCGGGCAAGACGGGCACCACCAACGAGTCCAAGGACACGTGGTTCAACGGCTTCACGACGGACTGGGTGGCCAGCGCGTGGGTGGGCTTCGATGACAACACGCCGCTGGGCAGCAGCGAGACGGGCGGCCGGGCCGCGCTGCCCATCTGGCTCAACTTCATGCGGGTGGCGGAGGAGGGCCTGCCCGCGCGCGACTTCGAGGTGCCTCCGGGCGTCACCCAGGTGCGCATCGACCCGGCGACGGGGCTGCTCGCGGGCAACGCGGTTCCGGGCCGGATGGAGCCCTACCTGGAGGGCACCCAGCCCACCGCGGAGGCGCCGCCGCCCGGACAGGTGACGCCGGACAACTACTTCCTGGAGGAAGGTGGCAAAAGGGGCCTGTGA
- a CDS encoding tetratricopeptide repeat protein has translation MNPKTRTRSRHPASFRRFTVPPALRKALVPAALAALGLAAWEDVPLPRLLKPWLAHAVETRSAQAPVAAAPTLPLEAASHEPSLMAAPRLVDEAAPAEARVDAPVAGDALALPHTHARRVDHVARAQGLRDLGDLSGAVTELRRALHDDPGATDALAQLGRTARLAGDTKLAIAAYARLGQVEASDAGALVQQARLLVSEGRFAEGVHVGEEALLRDPEDPEVYQVLGRAHLGANELASAILRFQQAVHLDPEHGHALNNLGFAYLRANDNARAVEVLTQAAALLPHVAYVQNNLGVACERLGRLEEARAAYSAATRLSPRYVQARVNAERVGRVARADPTGQVLPEPLPPVAP, from the coding sequence ATGAACCCGAAGACGCGCACCCGGTCCCGCCACCCCGCCTCCTTCCGGCGCTTCACCGTGCCGCCCGCGCTTCGCAAGGCCCTCGTCCCCGCCGCGCTCGCCGCCCTGGGGCTCGCCGCCTGGGAGGACGTCCCCCTGCCCCGCCTGCTCAAGCCCTGGCTCGCCCACGCCGTGGAGACCCGCTCGGCCCAGGCCCCTGTCGCCGCCGCCCCCACCCTTCCGTTGGAGGCCGCGAGCCACGAGCCCTCGCTGATGGCCGCCCCGCGCCTCGTGGACGAGGCCGCCCCCGCCGAGGCGCGGGTCGACGCTCCGGTCGCCGGTGACGCCCTGGCGTTGCCGCACACGCACGCCCGCCGGGTGGACCACGTGGCCCGCGCCCAGGGCCTGCGCGACCTGGGCGACCTGTCCGGGGCGGTGACGGAGCTGCGCCGCGCGCTGCACGACGACCCGGGCGCCACGGACGCCCTGGCGCAGCTTGGGCGCACGGCGCGGCTGGCCGGGGACACGAAGCTCGCCATCGCCGCGTATGCCCGGCTGGGGCAGGTGGAGGCCTCGGACGCGGGGGCGCTGGTGCAGCAGGCGCGGCTGCTGGTGTCGGAGGGCCGCTTCGCGGAAGGGGTCCACGTGGGAGAGGAGGCGCTCCTGCGCGACCCGGAGGACCCGGAGGTGTACCAGGTGCTCGGCCGCGCCCACCTGGGTGCCAACGAACTGGCCTCCGCCATCCTGCGCTTCCAGCAGGCGGTGCACCTGGACCCCGAGCACGGCCACGCGCTCAACAACCTGGGCTTCGCCTACCTGCGCGCCAACGACAACGCCCGCGCCGTGGAGGTCCTCACCCAGGCCGCCGCCCTGCTGCCCCACGTGGCCTACGTGCAGAACAACCTGGGCGTCGCCTGCGAGCGCCTGGGCCGGCTGGAGGAGGCCCGCGCCGCCTACTCCGCCGCCACCCGGCTGTCGCCCCGCTACGTGCAGGCCCGCGTCAACGCGGAGCGGGTGGGCCGCGTGGCCCGGGCCGACCCCACGGGTCAGGTCCTGCCGGAGCCGCTCCCGCCCGTCGCGCCGTAG